From Nicotiana tabacum cultivar K326 chromosome 22, ASM71507v2, whole genome shotgun sequence, one genomic window encodes:
- the LOC107768744 gene encoding phosphoethanolamine N-methyltransferase-like: MAAIDIAAAPEQEREIQKSYWIEQAAELTLKAMMLDSEASDLDKEDRPEVLSLLPPYEGKSVLELGAGIGRFTGGLAEKAGQLTTLDFVEDVIKKNESINGHHKNVKFMCADVTSPDLTFSPESVDLIFSNWLLMYLSDKEVQDLAERMVKWLKVGGYIFFRETCFNQSGDNKGKNNPTHYREPRFYTKVFNECNLNDDAGKSCELSLIGFKCIGAYARTKKNQNEICWIWQKVHSADDRGFQHFLDTVQYKSNGILRYERVFGHSFVSTGGIDTTKEFVAMLDLQPGQKVLDVGCGIGGGDFYMAEKYDVYVVGIDLSVNMISLAFERAIGRKCAVEFEVADCTKTTYPEGTFDVIYSRDTILHIQDKPALFRSFYKWLKPGGKVLISDYCKRAGPASEEFAGYIKQRGYDLHDVEAYGQMLRDAGFNEVVAEDRTEQFIKVLQKELDTVEKERESFIQEFSEQDYNDIVGGWKAKLIRSTSSGEQRWGLFIAKK; encoded by the exons ATGGCTGCCATTGATATTGCTGCTGCTCCAG AACAAGAGCGTGAGATTCAAAAGAGTTATTGGATTGAGCAAGCTGCTGAACTCACTTTGAAAGCAATGATGCTTGACTCAGAAGCATCTGATCTTGACAAAGAGGATAGACCTGAG GTGCTCTCACTGCTCCCTCCATATGAAGGGAAATCTGTGTTAGAACTGGGTGCTGGTATCGGCCGTTTCACTGGGGGCTTAGCCGAGAAGGCTGGGCAACTTACAACACTGGACTTTGTTGAAGACGTGATTAAGAAG AATGAAAGCATCAATGGGCACCACAAGAATGTCAAGTTTATGTGTGCTGATGTGACTTCACCAGATTTGACGTTTTCACCTGAATCTGTGGATTTGATATTTTCTAACTGGCTACTGATGTATCTTTCTGACAAAGAg GTTCAGGACCTTGCAGAGAGAATGGTCAAATGGTTGAAAGTTGGTGGCTATATATTTTTTAGAGAGACATGCTTCAATCAATCAGGAGATAACAAGGgaaagaacaacccaacacactaTCGGGAGCCTAGGTTTTATACAAAG GTTTTCAATGAATGCAATTTAAATGACGACGCTGGAAAATCATGTGAACTCTCACTCATTGGTTTTAAGTGCATTGGAGCTTATGCAAGGACCAAAAAGAATCAAAATGAG ATTTGCTGGATATGGCAAAAGGTTCATTCTGCAGATGACAGGGGATTCCAGCATTTCTTGGACACTGTTCAGTACAAGTCTAATGGCATACTGCGATATGAACGTGTCTTTGGACATAGCTTTGTGAGCACCGGAGGAATAG ACACTACCAAAGAATTTGTAGCTATGTTGGATCTTCAGCCTGGCCAAAAAGTCCTTGATGTTGGCTGTGGTATCGGTGGAGGTGACTTTTACATGGCTGAGAAGTATGATGTTTATGTTGTTGGCATTGACCTCTCAGTTAACATGATCTCTTTGGCTTTCGAGCGTGCTATTGGTCGCAAATGTGCGGTTGAATTTGAGGTCGCTGATTGCACAAAGACAACGTATCCCGAGGGAACATTTGATGTGATATACAGCCGGGACACTATCCTTCACATCCAG GACAAACCTGCATTGTTCAGATCTTTCTATAAGTGGCTGAAGCCTGGAGGCAAAGTCCTCATTAGTGATTATTGCAAAAGGGCAGGACCAGCATCAGAAGAATTTGCAGGGTATATCAAGCAAAGAGGTTATGATTTACATGATGTTGAAGCATATGGCCAG ATGCTCAGAGATGCTGGTTTCAATGAAGTTGTTGCCGAGGATCGAACTGAACAG TTCATTAAAGTTCTACAGAAGGAGTTAGATACTGTGGAGAAGGAAAGAGAGTCATTTATCCAAGAGTTTTCTGAA CAAGATTACAATGATATAGTTGGAGGTTGGAAGGCCAAGCTAATCAGGAGTACTTCATCTGGTGAGCAGAGATGGGGTTTGTTCATTGCCAAGAAGTGA
- the LOC107768743 gene encoding protein C2-DOMAIN ABA-RELATED 4-like — translation MDNLLGLLRIKIKRGVNLAVRDVRSSDPYVVVKMGKQKLKTRVINKDVNPEWNEDLTLSVSDPNLTVKLTVYDHDMFSMDDKMGDAEFDIKPFLDALKMNLDGLPCGTVITRVTPCRSNCLAEETKVVWQDNKVVQDMCLRLKNVECGEVELQLQWIDLPGSKR, via the exons ATGGACAACCTATTGGGTCTTTTAAGGATAAAAATCAAGAGAGGTGTAAACCTGGCTGTACGCGATGTCCGCAGCAGTGATCCCTACGTTGTTGTCAAGATGGGTAAACAG AAACTGAAGACGCGAGTTATAAATAAGGATGTTAACCCTGAGTGGAATGAAGATCTGACCCTTTCTGTTTCAGATCCAAATCTTACTGTTAAGCTG ACTGTATACGATCACGATATGTTTAGCATGGATGACAAAATGGGAGATGCAGAATTTGATATCAAACCATTTTTAGATGCTCTAAAGATGAACTTAGATGGCCTCCCATGTGGCACAGTAATCACAAGAGTAACGCCGTGCAGGTCAAACTGTCTGGCCGAAGAGACTAAAGTGGTATGGCAAGATAACAAAGTTGTGCAAGATATGTGCCTGAGATTGAAAAATGTGGAATGTGGAGAGGTCGAACTCCAACTTCAGTGGATCGATCTTCCTGGCAGCAAGCGATAG
- the LOC107768745 gene encoding calcium-binding allergen Ole e 8-like: protein MATNATKPSVYLQDMEEVKKVFARFDANGDGMISGDELSGVLKALGSDTSPDEVERMMAEIDTDRDGCINLQEFADFCKSDDSVDGGAKELKEAFDLYDQDHNGLISAAELHQILNRLGQNCTVQDCTRMITSVDADGDGNVSFEEFKQMMCNNCKK, encoded by the coding sequence ATGGCTACCAATGCTACCAAGCCTTCCGTTTACCTTCAAGACATGGAGGAAGTCAAAAAAGTATTCGCGCGCTTCGACGCCAACGGCGACGGCATGATTTCCGGCGACGAGCTTTCCGGCGTATTGAAAGCCTTAGGATCCGACACTTCGCCGGACGAAGTTGAACGTATGATGGCTGAAATTGATACCGACAGAGACGGCTGCATTAACCTACAGGAATTTGCTGATTTTTGCAAAAGTGACGATTCCGTTGACGGCGGTGCTAAGGAACTCAAGGAAGCGTTTGATCTTTACGATCAGGACCATAACGGCTTGATTTCTGCTGCGGAGCTTCACCAGATCCTCAACCGTTTGGGCCAGAATTGTACCGTTCAGGATTGTACTAGAATGATCACCTCCGTTGATGCTGACGGTGACGGTAACGTTAGCTTTGAGGAGTTTAAGCAGATGATGTGTAATAATTGTAAAAAATAA